Proteins encoded by one window of Melospiza georgiana isolate bMelGeo1 chromosome 18, bMelGeo1.pri, whole genome shotgun sequence:
- the USP30 gene encoding ubiquitin carboxyl-terminal hydrolase 30: MRSWGVLGGAAAALAAGIYVLWGPISGRKRRRRGLVPGLLNLGNTCFMNSLLQGLSSCPSFIRWLEEFTAQYRTEQEQPQEQPQHLSVTLLQLLRALSCQEVPEDDVLDASCLLEVLRMNRWQISSFEEQDAHELFHVLTSSLEDERDRQPRVTHLFDVHSLEQPEIIQKQISCRTRGCLPPVSNHWKSQHPFHGRLTSNMVCKHCEHQSPVRFDTFDSLSLSIPAAVWGRPMTLDHCLHHFISSESVKDVVCDNCTKIQAQGILNGQSIENQRTTFVKQLKLGKLPQCLCIHLQRLSWSNQGTPLKRHEHVQFNEFLVMDIYKYRVPGPKSCQEQLSQKNPEETTPGIKDGRAGKPSDAEQPAGTKPLFMNGASSSSSSSPSFLMSPGSFPLAAFPECRAPLYLYRLMAVVVHHGDMHSGHFVTFRRAPGARGSQWLWISDESVRRASLHEVLAASAYLLFYERVHGRGQPQSPAQS; the protein is encoded by the exons ATGCGGAGCTGGGGGGTGCTcgggggcgcggcggcggcgctggcggCCGGGATTTATGTCCTGTGGGGTCCCATCAGCGGCAGGAAACGGCGGCGGAGAG GGCTCGTGCCAGGCCTGCTGAACCTGGGCAACACGTGTTTCATgaattccctgctgcagggcctgtCCTCCTGCCCCTCGTTCATCAGGTGGCTGGAGGAGTTCACAGCCCAGTACAGGacggagcaggagcagccccaggagcagccccagcacctctcagtgactctgctgcagctcctcagag ctctgtcgTGCCAGGAGGTGCCAGAGGACGATGTCCTGGAtgccagctgcctgctggaggTGCTCAGGATGAACAGGTGGCAGATCTCCTCCTTTGAGGAGCAG GATGCCCACGAGCTGTTCCATGTCCTGACCTCTTCCCTGGAGGACGAGCGGGATCGGCAGCCCCGTGTGACCCATCTGTTTGATGTGCATTCTCTGGAG CAACCAGAAATAATCCAAAAGCAAATAAGCTGCAGAACAAGAG GATGTCTTCCCCCTGTGTCCAACCACTGGAAATCCCAGCACCCTTTCCATGGAAGGCTGACCAGCAACATGGTCTGCAAACACTGTGAGCACCAG AGCCCTGTGAGGTTTGACACCTTTGACAGCCTCTCCCTGAGCAttccagcagctgtgtgg GGTCGTCCCATGACACTGGACCATTGCCTCCATCACTTCATCTCCTCAGAGTCTGTCAAGGATGTTGTGTGTGACAACTGCACCAAA ATCCAGGCACAAGGAATTCTGAATGGACAGAGCATAGAAAACCAGAGAACAACATTTGTTAAGCAATTAAAGTTAGGAAAG CTGCCCCAGTGTTTGTGCATCCACCTGCAAAGGCTGAGCTGGTCAAACCAAGGCACTCCCCTGAAGAGACACGAACACGTCCAGTTCAACGAGTTCCTGGTCATGGACATCTACAAATACCGAGTTCCTGGTCCCAaatcctgccaggagcagctcagccagaaAAACCCTGAGGAGACAACCCCTGGAATAAAggatgggagagcagggaaaccTTCAG ATGCAGAACAACCAGCTGGTACCAAACCTCTCTTCATGAATGgtgcctcctcttcctcctcctcctctccctcattTTTAATGTCCCCAGGAAGTTTCCCACTTGCTGCATTCCCCGAGTGCAG GGCCCCGCTGTACCTGTACCGCCTGATGGCCGTGGTGGTTCACCACGGGGACATGCACTCGGGACACTTCGTCACCTTCCGGCGCGCGCCGGGCGCCCGCGGCAGCCAGTGGCTCTGGATCTCGGACGAGTCGGTGCGCAGGGCCAGCCTGCACGAGGTGCTGGCAGCCAGCGCCTACCTGCTGTTCTACGAGCGCGTGCACggccggggccagccccagagCCCGGCCCAGAGCTGA
- the ALKBH2 gene encoding DNA oxidative demethylase ALKBH2 — protein MDAFVVKLPRGPAGDGGGSGGKRPRLEEPGLERPPPREIRAEGLNCDYRILFGKAEADEIFQELEKEVEYFEDEMTKLQVFGTWHKIPRKKVTYGDPGLSYTYSGVTFHPKPWIPVLTRIRERVTSETGHAFNFVLINRYKDGLDHIGEHRDDEKELVPLSPIASVSFGACRDFVFRRRGRGRGGAAGPGRICLQLAHGSLLLMKHPTNVHWYHSLPPRRRVLAPRVNLTFRNVLPVSQRGNVQPRGPLGSGK, from the exons ATGGACGCGTTCGTGGTCAAACTGCCCCGCGGGCCGGCGGGGGatggcggcggcagcggcgggaaGAGGCCGCGGCTGGAGGAGCCTGGCCTggagcggccgccgccgcgggaGATCCGCGCCGAGGGGCTCAACTGTGATTACCGCATCCTCTTCGGCAAGGCCGAGGCGGACGAGATCttccaggagctggagaaggaggtggaGTATTTCGAAG ATGAGATGACAAAGCTGCAGGTGTTTGGCACGTGGCACAAGATTCCCAGGAAGAAGGTGACCTATGGAGACCCTGGCCTGTCCTACACCTACTCGGGGGTCACGTTCCACCCCAAGCCCTGGATCCCGGTGCTGACCCGGATCCGGGAGCGCGTCACCTCGGAGACGGGACACGCCTTCAACTTCGTCCTCATCAACAG GTACAAGGACGGCCTAGACCACATCGGGGAGCACCGTGACGACGAGAAGGAGCTGGTTCCCCTCAGCCCCATCGCCTCGGTGTCCTTCGGAGCCTGCCGGGATTTCGTGTTCCGGCGCCGGGGCCGAGGCCGGGGAGGAGCTGCGGGCCCGGGGAGGatctgcctgcagctggccCACGGCAGCCTGCTCCTCATGAAACACCCCACCAACGTGCACTGGTACCACAGCCTGCCCCCACGCAGGAGGGTGCTGGCCCCCCGCGTCAACCTCACCTTCAGGAACGTCCTGCCCGTGTCCCAGAGGGGAAACGTTCAGCCACGGGGGCCTTTAGGCTCTGGAAAGTGA